A window from Comamonas odontotermitis encodes these proteins:
- a CDS encoding ferredoxin reductase domain-containing protein translates to MREDCTIKIWDHTWLQSHNFDPQVPVTCRGQRHTLAEALAVSLLPDTVHAGSSAQSIADRLQALHGRRYSVASLPEDRGIELWVRQAIAPAEAGGEPRLGLASGWLTQHAEIGASLVLRVLANPGFSPVEEPGLPAIFIGNGSGYAGLRSHLLARMRAGNHDNWFIFGERQQAFDHSVEKEVRAWLAGGRLQRVDFTYSRDAGAEPSLRYVQDVLRQNAATLKEWIARDATLFVCGSHAGMGSDVERALADILGEDGVQALRARRRYRRDVY, encoded by the coding sequence ATGAGAGAAGATTGCACCATTAAAATCTGGGACCATACATGGCTGCAATCCCACAATTTCGATCCGCAGGTGCCAGTGACTTGCCGTGGGCAGCGCCACACGCTGGCCGAAGCCCTTGCTGTGAGCCTGCTGCCCGATACCGTGCACGCGGGAAGCTCTGCGCAATCGATTGCAGACAGGCTGCAAGCTTTGCACGGGCGCAGATACTCTGTGGCATCGCTGCCGGAGGACAGGGGTATCGAGCTGTGGGTGCGGCAGGCCATTGCGCCCGCCGAAGCCGGTGGGGAGCCGCGCCTGGGCCTAGCTTCTGGCTGGCTCACACAGCACGCGGAGATTGGCGCAAGTCTGGTGCTGCGGGTTCTCGCCAATCCAGGCTTCTCGCCAGTGGAGGAGCCGGGGCTGCCTGCGATTTTCATTGGCAACGGTTCGGGCTACGCGGGCCTGCGGTCGCATCTGCTGGCTCGCATGCGCGCGGGAAACCACGACAACTGGTTCATTTTTGGAGAGCGGCAGCAGGCATTCGACCACAGCGTGGAGAAGGAAGTCCGCGCATGGCTGGCCGGTGGCCGGTTGCAGCGGGTTGATTTCACCTACTCGCGTGACGCCGGTGCGGAACCTTCGCTGCGCTACGTGCAGGATGTGCTGCGCCAGAACGCCGCAACCCTGAAAGAGTGGATCGCTCGTGACGCCACCCTCTTTGTCTGCGGCAGCCATGCAGGAATGGGCAGCGATGTCGAAAGGGCTCTGGCCGACATTCTGGGAGAGGATGGGGTGCAGGCGCTAAGGGCGCGCAGGCGCTACCGGCGTGACGTATATTGA
- the gph gene encoding phosphoglycolate phosphatase (PGP is an essential enzyme in the glycolate salvage pathway in higher organisms (photorespiration in plants). Phosphoglycolate results from the oxidase activity of RubisCO in the Calvin cycle when concentrations of carbon dioxide are low relative to oxygen. This enzyme is a member of the Haloacid Dehalogenase (HAD) superfamily of aspartate-nucleophile hydrolase enzymes (PF00702).), which produces MIRNSSLLAQLRCEAVIVDLDGTMVDTMGDFAEALNRMLADLQLPAIDAQAIEPMVGKGSENLLRSVLQHVLSQQGHAPAATEIDNYYARAWEQYQHHYLAINGRFSRVYDGVEQGLRQMRNLGLKMACLTNKPLSFAEPLLKAKGLRDYFDCVFGGDSFERKKPDPLPLIKTCQALGSQPATTLMVGDSSNDAEAAHNAGCPVVLVSYGYNHGQPIRQVQAAGYVDSLAELVR; this is translated from the coding sequence GTGATTCGAAACTCCTCTTTATTGGCCCAGCTCCGCTGCGAAGCCGTGATCGTCGACCTGGACGGCACCATGGTCGACACCATGGGTGATTTTGCCGAGGCCCTCAACCGCATGCTGGCGGATCTGCAACTGCCCGCGATCGACGCGCAAGCCATCGAGCCCATGGTGGGCAAGGGCTCGGAGAATCTGCTGCGGTCGGTGCTCCAGCACGTGCTGTCGCAGCAGGGTCACGCGCCTGCTGCTACCGAGATCGACAACTACTACGCCCGCGCCTGGGAGCAATACCAACACCACTACCTGGCGATCAACGGCCGGTTCTCCAGGGTGTATGACGGCGTCGAACAAGGCTTGCGCCAGATGCGCAACCTGGGTCTGAAGATGGCCTGCCTGACCAACAAGCCGCTGTCTTTTGCCGAGCCGCTGCTCAAGGCCAAGGGCCTGCGTGATTATTTCGACTGCGTCTTTGGCGGTGACTCGTTCGAGCGGAAAAAGCCCGACCCGTTGCCGCTCATCAAGACCTGCCAGGCCCTGGGCAGCCAGCCCGCCACCACGCTGATGGTGGGCGACAGCAGCAACGACGCAGAGGCGGCGCACAACGCTGGCTGCCCCGTGGTGCTGGTGAGCTACGGCTACAACCACGGCCAGCCGATCCGGCAGGTGCAGGCAGCTGGCTACGTAGATTCGCTGGCTGAACTGGTGCGGTGA
- the speD gene encoding adenosylmethionine decarboxylase — protein sequence MDGLHLTADLYQCQCAPSLLTEQVQLAQLCVGQTMRSGLTVVAQRWHSFAPVNDQPAGVTGTVLLAESHLAIHTWPESGSVSLDLYVCNFSEDNTVKAHALMQSLLKALAPTRVHQQQLRRGDASAAVAFGAGSGSNGDR from the coding sequence ATGGATGGATTGCATCTGACCGCCGATTTGTACCAATGCCAGTGCGCGCCGTCGCTGCTGACCGAGCAGGTGCAGCTGGCGCAGCTGTGCGTGGGGCAAACCATGCGCTCGGGCCTGACCGTGGTGGCGCAGCGCTGGCACAGTTTTGCGCCGGTCAACGACCAGCCGGCAGGGGTGACTGGCACGGTGTTGCTGGCCGAGTCGCACCTGGCGATCCATACCTGGCCTGAGAGCGGCAGCGTGTCGCTGGATCTGTACGTCTGCAACTTCTCTGAAGACAACACCGTCAAGGCCCACGCGCTCATGCAAAGCCTGCTCAAAGCACTGGCACCCACCCGCGTGCACCAGCAGCAATTGCGGCGGGGGGACGCCAGCGCGGCAGTTGCCTTTGGCGCCGGCAGTGGCAGCAATGGTGACCGCTGA
- the trpE gene encoding anthranilate synthase component I — MITELEFKSLANQGYNRIPLVADAFADLETPLSLYLKLCHAHDDGKNSFLLESVVGGERFGRYSFIGLPARTLLRATGFGAAAKTEVVTDGQVVETHQGNPLDFIAAYQQRFKVALGAGLPRFCGGLAGYFGYDAVRYIEKKLENSCPPDTLGTPDIMLLQCEEVAVIDNLSGKLYLIVYANPGEAEAYSKAKKRVRQLKEQLRYSVSVPRIRAGESYPAERSFAKADYLRAVEEAKEMIAAGDFMQVQVGQRIHKRYTESPLSLYRALRSLNPSPYMYYYHFGDFQVVGASPEILVRQEQVEHEGGVAKKITIRPLAGTRPRASTPEKDKATEHELVNDPKERAEHVMLIDLARNDIGRIAKTGSVKVTEAFAVERYSHVMHIVSNVEGILKVGMTSMDVLKATFPAGTLSGAPKVHAMEVIDQLEPVKRGIYGGACGYLSYAGDMDLAIAIRTGVIKDGMLYVQAAAGVVADSVPELEWKETEHKARALLRAAELVEEGLE, encoded by the coding sequence GTGATCACCGAACTCGAATTCAAAAGTCTGGCCAACCAAGGCTACAACCGCATTCCTCTCGTCGCTGATGCGTTTGCGGATCTCGAAACACCTCTATCGCTGTATTTGAAGCTCTGCCACGCGCATGACGATGGCAAAAACAGCTTTCTGCTGGAATCCGTCGTGGGCGGTGAGCGCTTTGGCCGCTACAGCTTTATCGGCCTGCCCGCGCGCACTCTGCTGCGTGCCACCGGTTTTGGTGCTGCTGCCAAGACCGAAGTAGTGACCGACGGCCAGGTGGTGGAGACGCACCAGGGCAACCCGCTTGACTTCATCGCTGCGTACCAGCAGCGCTTCAAGGTGGCGCTGGGCGCGGGCCTGCCGCGCTTTTGCGGCGGCCTGGCGGGTTACTTTGGCTACGACGCCGTGCGCTACATCGAGAAAAAGCTCGAAAACAGCTGCCCGCCCGATACCCTGGGCACGCCTGACATCATGCTGCTGCAGTGCGAAGAGGTCGCTGTCATCGACAACCTCTCGGGCAAGCTCTACCTGATCGTCTACGCCAACCCCGGCGAGGCAGAGGCCTACAGCAAGGCCAAGAAGCGCGTGCGCCAGCTCAAGGAGCAACTGCGCTATTCGGTCAGCGTGCCACGCATCCGTGCGGGCGAAAGCTACCCGGCCGAGCGTAGCTTTGCCAAGGCGGATTATCTGCGTGCCGTTGAAGAGGCCAAGGAGATGATTGCTGCAGGCGACTTCATGCAGGTGCAGGTGGGCCAGCGCATCCACAAGCGCTACACCGAAAGCCCGCTTTCGCTGTACCGGGCGCTGCGCTCGCTCAATCCCAGCCCTTACATGTATTACTACCACTTTGGTGACTTCCAGGTGGTGGGGGCCAGCCCCGAGATCCTGGTGCGGCAGGAGCAGGTCGAGCACGAAGGTGGCGTGGCCAAGAAGATCACCATTCGCCCGCTGGCTGGCACGCGCCCGCGCGCATCCACGCCAGAAAAGGACAAGGCAACCGAGCACGAGCTGGTGAACGATCCCAAGGAGCGTGCCGAGCATGTGATGCTGATCGATCTGGCGCGCAACGACATCGGCCGCATCGCCAAGACTGGCAGCGTCAAGGTGACCGAGGCCTTTGCGGTGGAGCGCTACAGCCATGTGATGCACATCGTGAGCAATGTCGAAGGCATTCTGAAAGTCGGCATGACGAGCATGGATGTGCTCAAGGCCACCTTCCCGGCGGGCACGCTGTCGGGCGCCCCCAAGGTGCATGCGATGGAGGTGATCGACCAGCTCGAACCCGTCAAGCGTGGCATCTATGGCGGCGCCTGCGGCTACCTGAGCTATGCCGGTGACATGGACCTGGCCATTGCCATCCGCACCGGCGTGATCAAGGACGGCATGCTGTATGTGCAGGCCGCAGCCGGTGTGGTGGCCGATTCGGTGCCCGAGCTGGAATGGAAAGAGACTGAACACAAGGCGCGCGCATTGCTGCGCGCGGCCGAACTCGTAGAGGAAGGATTGGAATGA
- a CDS encoding chorismate mutase, producing MTRAIDKVQDCNTMTDVRCHVNALDDILVPLLVERGGYMTQAAKVKNNPDLVRDEERIETIVARVRERAALEGGQPDVIEAIYRAMMEAYIAYEHRELARLQAGGTPRE from the coding sequence ATGACCCGCGCTATCGACAAAGTGCAAGACTGCAACACCATGACCGACGTGCGCTGCCATGTGAATGCGCTCGACGACATCCTGGTGCCGCTCTTGGTGGAGCGCGGCGGCTACATGACCCAGGCTGCCAAGGTCAAGAACAACCCCGATCTGGTGCGCGACGAAGAGCGTATCGAAACCATCGTTGCCCGCGTGCGTGAGCGCGCCGCACTGGAAGGGGGCCAGCCCGACGTGATCGAGGCCATCTACCGCGCGATGATGGAAGCCTACATCGCCTATGAACACCGTGAACTGGCGCGCCTGCAGGCAGGCGGCACACCGAGGGAGTGA
- a CDS encoding anthranilate synthase component II: MKKLLMVDNYDSFTYNIVQYFGELGVDVVVVRNDETSLDEIAAHQPDWLVISPGPCSPAEAGISVQAIQHFAGKLPILGVCLGHQAIGAAFGGNIIRAVQQMHGKTSVIHTTEQGVFADLPEEFTVNRYHSLVIERSTCPDCLEVTATSEDGEIQGVRHKTLPIQGVQFHPESILTEHGHAMLKNFLEQR, encoded by the coding sequence ATGAAAAAACTGTTGATGGTCGATAACTACGACAGCTTCACCTACAACATCGTCCAGTACTTTGGCGAATTGGGTGTCGATGTGGTCGTGGTGCGCAATGACGAAACCTCGCTCGACGAGATTGCCGCCCACCAACCGGACTGGCTGGTGATATCCCCCGGGCCCTGCAGCCCGGCGGAGGCGGGAATTTCGGTGCAAGCCATCCAGCACTTTGCTGGCAAACTGCCCATTCTTGGCGTGTGTCTTGGTCACCAGGCCATTGGCGCAGCCTTTGGCGGCAATATCATCCGCGCGGTCCAGCAGATGCACGGCAAGACCAGTGTCATCCACACCACGGAGCAAGGCGTGTTTGCCGATCTGCCAGAGGAATTTACCGTCAACCGCTACCACTCGCTGGTGATCGAGCGCAGCACCTGTCCCGATTGTCTGGAAGTGACGGCGACCAGTGAAGACGGCGAAATCCAGGGTGTGCGCCACAAAACACTGCCGATCCAGGGCGTGCAGTTCCACCCCGAGAGCATTCTGACCGAGCACGGCCACGCCATGCTGAAGAACTTTCTGGAGCAGCGCTGA
- a CDS encoding DinB family protein, protein MTGAAVLASQFAYKRWANEELVQLGLASQHLLSADELRLFTRILNHTWVVDQIFAAHMQGAVHQFGSTNTEDTPTLADLQARLARSDAQLEQYVQDLQDAQLGELIRFRFTDGDTGSMTRSEMLHHLIVHGTYHRGAAGRVLAPHGVALPRDSLTTFLHRLEPERRWQA, encoded by the coding sequence ATGACTGGCGCCGCCGTCCTGGCTTCGCAATTTGCGTACAAGCGCTGGGCCAACGAGGAATTGGTGCAACTGGGGTTGGCGTCGCAGCATCTGCTCTCCGCCGATGAACTGCGCCTCTTCACCCGCATCCTCAACCACACCTGGGTGGTCGATCAGATTTTTGCTGCGCACATGCAGGGTGCCGTGCACCAATTCGGCTCGACCAATACCGAGGACACGCCAACGCTGGCCGATCTGCAGGCACGTCTGGCCCGTTCCGACGCACAGCTGGAACAGTACGTACAAGACCTGCAGGATGCGCAACTGGGCGAGCTGATCCGGTTCCGCTTTACCGATGGGGATACCGGCAGCATGACGCGTAGCGAAATGCTGCACCACCTGATCGTGCATGGCACCTACCACCGAGGGGCGGCCGGACGTGTTCTGGCGCCTCATGGCGTGGCCTTGCCACGTGATTCACTCACCACCTTCTTGCACCGGCTGGAGCCGGAGCGCCGATGGCAGGCCTAG
- the trpD gene encoding anthranilate phosphoribosyltransferase: MSITPQEALQRTIEHREIFHDEMLHLMRMIMKGELSPVMTASILTGLRVKKETIGEISAAAEVMREFSNKVHVNDRSNLVDIVGTGGDGANTFNISTCSIFVIAAAGGKVSKHGGRSVSSKSGSADAMEALGVNINLAPEQIAQSIAQVGIGFMFAPNHHPAMKNVAPVRKELGVRTIFNILGPLTNPAGAPNILMGVFHEDLVGIQVRALQRLGAEHALVVYGRDGLDEISLGAGTLVGELKDGVVREYEIHPEDFGIQMVGTRAFRVDNPEESKAMLLGILQGEKGPARDIVCLNAGAALYAANVAESIEDGLRRAREAIDTGAALAKLKALVAFTQQYANA, encoded by the coding sequence ATGTCGATTACCCCCCAGGAAGCGCTGCAGCGCACCATCGAGCACCGCGAAATCTTCCACGATGAAATGCTGCATCTGATGCGCATGATCATGAAGGGCGAGCTCTCGCCGGTGATGACGGCATCCATCCTCACCGGCCTGCGCGTCAAGAAGGAAACCATTGGCGAGATCAGCGCGGCTGCCGAGGTGATGCGCGAGTTTTCCAACAAGGTGCATGTGAACGACCGCAGCAACCTGGTCGACATCGTCGGCACGGGGGGCGACGGCGCCAACACCTTCAACATCTCCACCTGCTCCATCTTCGTGATCGCGGCTGCTGGCGGCAAGGTCAGCAAGCATGGCGGGCGCAGCGTATCGAGCAAATCCGGCAGTGCCGATGCGATGGAGGCGCTGGGCGTCAACATCAACCTCGCTCCCGAACAGATTGCGCAGAGCATTGCGCAGGTGGGCATCGGCTTCATGTTCGCGCCCAACCACCACCCGGCGATGAAGAACGTGGCGCCCGTGCGCAAGGAGCTGGGCGTGCGCACCATCTTCAACATCCTGGGCCCCCTCACCAATCCGGCGGGCGCGCCCAACATCCTGATGGGTGTGTTCCACGAAGACCTGGTCGGCATCCAGGTGCGCGCGCTGCAGCGCCTGGGCGCCGAGCACGCACTGGTGGTGTACGGCCGCGACGGGCTCGACGAGATCAGCCTGGGCGCTGGCACCCTGGTGGGCGAGCTGAAGGACGGTGTGGTGCGCGAGTACGAAATCCACCCCGAAGACTTCGGTATCCAGATGGTTGGCACCCGTGCTTTCCGCGTGGACAACCCTGAGGAGTCCAAAGCCATGCTGCTGGGCATTCTGCAGGGCGAAAAAGGCCCGGCGCGCGACATCGTCTGCCTGAACGCAGGCGCGGCGCTCTATGCGGCCAATGTGGCGGAATCCATCGAAGACGGCCTGCGGCGCGCGCGCGAGGCAATCGACACCGGCGCTGCACTGGCCAAGCTCAAAGCGCTGGTGGCATTCACTCAGCAGTACGCCAACGCCTGA
- the trpC gene encoding indole-3-glycerol phosphate synthase TrpC, with amino-acid sequence MSDILKKICDVKVEEVAEAKKRLSFEGMRRDAESRVVTRDFVGALRAKIAAGEAGVIAEIKKASPSKGVIRADFDPADIAQSYMVGNSNNKAKIHGNATAACLSVLTDRQFFQGEPDFLKQARASTLLPVLRKDFMVDPYQIYESRAMGADCVLLIAACLDDAQMAEMEQIARSLDMAVLVEVHDGAELERALKLKTPLVGINNRNLRTFEVDIQTTLDLQKRVPADRLLVTESGIMTRDDVKTMRDAGINAFLVGEAFMRADEPGEALAALFAHPVERA; translated from the coding sequence ATGTCCGATATCCTGAAAAAAATCTGCGACGTCAAAGTCGAAGAAGTCGCTGAAGCGAAAAAGCGCTTGTCGTTTGAAGGCATGCGCCGCGATGCGGAAAGCCGCGTTGTGACGCGCGATTTTGTAGGGGCCTTGCGCGCCAAAATTGCAGCCGGTGAGGCGGGGGTGATTGCCGAGATCAAAAAGGCGAGTCCGAGCAAGGGAGTGATTCGTGCAGACTTTGACCCTGCCGACATTGCACAAAGCTACATGGTGGGCAATAGCAACAACAAGGCCAAAATTCACGGTAACGCGACGGCGGCTTGCCTGTCGGTGCTGACGGACCGCCAGTTCTTCCAGGGAGAGCCCGACTTTCTGAAGCAGGCGCGTGCCAGCACTTTGCTGCCGGTGCTGCGCAAGGATTTCATGGTCGATCCCTATCAGATATATGAATCGCGGGCGATGGGCGCCGACTGCGTGCTGCTGATCGCTGCCTGCCTGGATGATGCGCAGATGGCCGAGATGGAGCAGATCGCACGCAGCCTGGACATGGCCGTGCTGGTGGAAGTGCACGACGGGGCTGAGCTGGAGCGTGCCCTCAAGCTCAAGACGCCGCTGGTGGGCATCAACAACCGCAACCTGCGCACGTTCGAGGTGGATATCCAGACGACGCTCGATCTGCAAAAGCGCGTGCCTGCCGACCGCCTGCTGGTGACGGAATCGGGCATCATGACCCGCGACGATGTGAAGACCATGCGCGATGCCGGTATCAACGCCTTCCTGGTGGGGGAGGCGTTCATGCGTGCGGATGAGCCGGGCGAAGCGCTGGCTGCCTTGTTTGCCCATCCGGTCGAACGCGCTTAA
- a CDS encoding YfeK family protein: protein MPSSILTFAKAALAAACLSAASVHATTQAATAIEIDGLFSALLTSGCEFNRNGSWYNAKQASQHLQGKYDYLLKKKLVPTSEAFIDHAASQSSMSSKPYRVRCPGQPEIDSKQWFTEQLEQIRARK, encoded by the coding sequence ATGCCATCTTCCATTCTCACCTTCGCCAAGGCTGCATTGGCCGCCGCCTGCCTGTCAGCTGCCTCGGTGCATGCCACAACGCAAGCCGCCACGGCCATCGAAATTGACGGCCTGTTTTCGGCCCTGCTCACATCCGGCTGTGAGTTCAACCGCAACGGCAGCTGGTACAACGCCAAACAGGCCAGCCAGCATCTGCAGGGCAAGTACGACTACCTGCTCAAGAAAAAGCTGGTGCCCACGAGCGAAGCCTTCATCGACCACGCCGCCAGCCAAAGCAGCATGTCTAGCAAACCCTACCGGGTGCGCTGCCCCGGCCAGCCCGAGATCGACAGCAAGCAGTGGTTTACCGAGCAACTGGAGCAGATCCGCGCCCGAAAATAG
- a CDS encoding TonB-dependent receptor — MLAISPAAWAQSAPLASSSAQNVPESTLSEVKVQAAQDKSQLPRLAPGGQVGKAAGLGLLGNVDTIDAPFNITAYSSELMQDQNVSTVAAVLENDPSVRFTTNTGHINENYLIRGFDINASEVAMNGLYGIAPDSNIPTEFIERVELLKGPGALLSGMSPAGGVGGVVNIVTKRPTAQPLTRVTTSFTSGSQWQAHADVSRRFGPENRLGIRFNGLLGNGETSVDDQKRRRNLGALALDYQGDRFSLGLDAYRYRAHMNNGSPVMVSFAKMDHLIAAPDGRNNLFRGVNSVVENEGVVLRGSVDLNDRWQLYGSAGRALHHYEGQPTGTRVVLNAVGDGSAIGQTYNLEGFTNTTAWETGVRGSFETGAVKHQVVVAYNFMNQKSGRALPITVSPNYTTNIYDPVDPILAPARQGMRRENDNDISSLALADTLSFAQDKVLLTLGLRHQRVHQKMKGYDESAVTPAVGLVVKPWGDDVSLYANYIQGLSPGVEVGSTYANAGEVFPPYKTKQMEMGVKWRAGAFTNTLALFQIEKPSTVIDSATNTLQLGGEQRNRGVEWNTSGEALRGLRVLGGIAYLQPRLTGTQGGKNDGNDAFGAARWTANLGGDWDIPGLPGAALSGRVVHTGKQWVNAANTLRAPSWTRVDLGARYATTVAGKKTVFRANVDNAFDRKYWAGAFADNFLTVGAPRTYRVSASVDF; from the coding sequence ATGCTTGCCATCTCTCCTGCCGCATGGGCGCAATCCGCACCCCTGGCCTCCTCTTCTGCGCAAAATGTGCCGGAGTCCACCTTGAGCGAAGTCAAGGTGCAGGCCGCGCAAGACAAGAGTCAGCTGCCGCGCCTTGCGCCCGGTGGCCAGGTGGGCAAGGCTGCAGGCCTGGGCCTGCTGGGCAATGTCGACACCATCGATGCGCCCTTCAACATCACCGCCTACAGCAGCGAACTGATGCAGGACCAAAATGTATCCACCGTGGCCGCCGTGCTGGAGAACGACCCGTCGGTGCGCTTTACCACCAACACCGGTCACATCAACGAGAACTACCTGATCCGCGGCTTTGACATCAATGCCAGCGAGGTGGCCATGAATGGCCTCTATGGCATTGCGCCGGACAGCAACATCCCTACGGAGTTCATTGAACGCGTCGAGCTGCTCAAGGGGCCGGGCGCATTGCTGAGTGGCATGTCTCCGGCAGGCGGCGTGGGCGGCGTGGTCAACATCGTCACCAAGCGGCCCACTGCCCAGCCGCTCACACGGGTGACAACCTCCTTCACTTCGGGCTCGCAATGGCAGGCGCATGCCGATGTGTCGCGCCGCTTCGGGCCCGAAAACCGCCTGGGCATCCGCTTCAACGGCCTGCTGGGCAATGGCGAGACCTCGGTGGACGACCAGAAACGCCGCCGCAACCTGGGCGCGCTGGCGCTCGATTACCAGGGCGACCGCTTCAGCCTGGGGCTGGACGCCTACCGCTACCGCGCACACATGAACAATGGCAGCCCGGTGATGGTGAGCTTTGCCAAGATGGACCACCTGATCGCCGCACCCGATGGCCGCAACAACCTGTTCCGGGGCGTCAATTCGGTGGTCGAGAACGAAGGCGTGGTGCTGCGTGGCAGCGTTGACCTGAATGACCGCTGGCAGTTGTACGGCAGCGCGGGCCGCGCGCTGCACCACTACGAAGGCCAGCCCACGGGCACGCGCGTGGTGCTCAATGCGGTGGGCGATGGCTCGGCCATCGGCCAGACCTACAACCTCGAAGGCTTCACCAACACCACTGCCTGGGAGACCGGCGTGCGAGGCAGCTTCGAGACCGGGGCGGTCAAGCACCAGGTGGTGGTGGCCTACAACTTCATGAACCAGAAAAGCGGCCGTGCACTGCCGATCACTGTCAGCCCCAACTACACCACCAACATCTACGATCCGGTCGACCCCATCCTGGCACCGGCGCGCCAGGGCATGCGGCGCGAGAACGACAACGACATCAGCAGCCTGGCGCTGGCCGATACGCTTTCGTTCGCGCAGGACAAGGTGCTGCTGACGCTGGGCCTGCGCCACCAGCGCGTGCACCAGAAGATGAAGGGCTACGACGAATCAGCCGTGACACCCGCTGTGGGCCTCGTCGTCAAGCCGTGGGGAGACGACGTATCGCTGTACGCCAACTACATCCAGGGCCTGAGCCCAGGCGTGGAAGTGGGCTCCACCTACGCCAACGCGGGCGAGGTATTTCCGCCCTACAAGACCAAGCAGATGGAGATGGGCGTGAAGTGGCGTGCTGGTGCGTTCACCAATACGCTGGCGCTGTTCCAGATCGAAAAACCATCGACCGTGATCGACAGCGCAACCAACACGCTGCAGCTGGGCGGCGAGCAGCGCAACCGGGGCGTGGAATGGAACACCTCGGGCGAGGCGCTGCGTGGCTTGCGTGTGCTGGGCGGCATCGCCTACCTGCAGCCTCGGCTGACGGGCACGCAAGGTGGCAAGAACGACGGCAACGATGCCTTTGGCGCGGCGCGCTGGACGGCCAACCTGGGTGGCGACTGGGACATTCCGGGCCTGCCCGGCGCCGCGCTGAGCGGCCGCGTGGTGCACACCGGCAAGCAGTGGGTCAACGCCGCCAACACCTTGCGCGCCCCAAGCTGGACGCGGGTGGACCTGGGCGCGCGCTATGCCACCACGGTTGCAGGCAAGAAAACCGTGTTCCGCGCCAATGTGGACAACGCCTTTGACCGCAAGTACTGGGCGGGCGCCTTTGCCGACAACTTCCTGACCGTGGGCGCACCGCGCACCTACCGTGTCAGCGCCTCTGTGGATTTTTAA